In one Corallococcus sp. EGB genomic region, the following are encoded:
- a CDS encoding M13 family metallopeptidase: MKRLALFAASCVLGAACKTAEPTPEPPQASTPAPVAAAAPATPAPAPEASNVPMSERPMPPGLDAAVMDPSVNPCDDFYQYACGGWLKTTEIPAERARWSRGFETVAERNQAVLRDILTKAAEGQEQGTPEEKKLGDFYGSCMDEAKLEQSLPTLRTYLAKINGMKTPQDVAKAVAWLHARDVNALFRVGSDQDQKDSTQVIAYVDAGGLGLPDRDYYLKPDAKMREARTAYQAHVQKVFELLGDAPFVASRKATGIMAIETRLANARLPKDETREPEKVYHRLERQGLKQLAPAFQWDTYFAQVGLPPGEALNVTQPKFFSEVSALVRQQRPGDLGPYLSYHLVKDVQTALPKALRDEFFRFESSVLTGAKADLARWKKCVDATDDALPHALAKPFIARTFGADGKATTLDMVQQIEQSFERNLDTLSWMDADTKAQALVKVKKITNKIGYPDQWRSYDGLTVKRDSFLDNLLAADAFEQARQLRKVGQPVDRQEWFMSPPTVNAYYNAATNEIVFPAGILQPPFFGRDASAAVNFGAMGMVVGHEITHGFDDEGRQFDADGNLRTWWTPASDKAFRERVACVKNQYDGYTAVDDVKVNGKLTLGENVADLGGLKLAYAAMEAYLAKHPDQAAKASSYRFTPGQQFFLAHAQSWCSKIRNEAARQRAMTDSHSPAFLRVKGPDVNLPQFQQAFSCPAGSPMVAPAANRCEVW, from the coding sequence TTGAAGCGACTGGCCCTGTTCGCTGCCTCCTGTGTCCTTGGCGCCGCCTGCAAGACGGCGGAGCCCACCCCCGAGCCGCCCCAGGCCTCCACCCCGGCCCCCGTGGCCGCCGCCGCGCCGGCCACGCCCGCGCCCGCTCCGGAGGCTTCGAATGTCCCCATGTCCGAGCGCCCCATGCCGCCGGGCCTGGACGCCGCGGTGATGGACCCGTCCGTGAACCCCTGTGACGACTTCTACCAGTACGCCTGTGGCGGCTGGCTGAAGACCACGGAGATCCCCGCCGAGCGCGCGCGCTGGAGCCGCGGCTTCGAGACGGTGGCCGAGCGCAACCAGGCCGTGCTGCGCGACATCCTCACCAAGGCCGCGGAGGGGCAGGAGCAGGGCACCCCGGAAGAGAAGAAGCTGGGGGACTTCTACGGCTCCTGCATGGACGAGGCGAAGCTGGAGCAGTCGCTGCCCACGCTGCGCACGTACCTGGCGAAGATCAACGGCATGAAGACGCCGCAGGACGTGGCCAAGGCGGTGGCGTGGCTGCACGCGCGCGACGTCAACGCGCTCTTCCGCGTGGGGTCGGATCAGGACCAGAAGGACTCCACGCAGGTCATCGCCTACGTGGACGCCGGCGGCCTGGGCCTGCCGGACCGCGACTACTACCTCAAGCCGGACGCGAAGATGCGCGAGGCGCGCACCGCGTACCAGGCGCACGTGCAGAAGGTGTTCGAGCTGTTGGGCGACGCGCCCTTCGTGGCCAGCCGCAAGGCCACGGGCATCATGGCCATCGAGACGCGGCTGGCCAACGCGCGGCTGCCCAAGGACGAGACGCGCGAGCCGGAGAAGGTCTACCACCGCCTGGAGCGCCAGGGCCTGAAGCAGCTGGCGCCCGCCTTCCAGTGGGACACGTACTTCGCGCAGGTGGGGTTGCCGCCGGGTGAAGCGCTCAACGTGACGCAGCCGAAGTTCTTCTCGGAGGTGTCCGCGCTGGTGCGCCAGCAGCGCCCCGGCGACCTGGGGCCGTACCTGTCCTACCACCTGGTGAAGGACGTGCAGACCGCGCTGCCCAAGGCGCTGCGCGACGAGTTCTTCCGCTTCGAGTCCTCGGTGCTCACCGGCGCCAAGGCGGACCTGGCGCGCTGGAAGAAGTGCGTGGACGCCACGGACGACGCGCTCCCGCACGCCCTGGCCAAGCCCTTCATCGCGCGCACGTTCGGCGCGGACGGCAAGGCCACCACGCTGGACATGGTCCAGCAGATCGAGCAGTCCTTCGAGCGCAACCTGGACACGCTGTCCTGGATGGACGCGGACACGAAGGCCCAGGCGCTGGTGAAGGTGAAGAAGATCACCAACAAGATCGGCTACCCGGACCAGTGGCGCAGCTACGACGGTCTGACGGTGAAGCGCGACTCGTTCCTGGACAACCTGCTGGCGGCGGACGCGTTCGAGCAGGCGCGCCAGCTGCGCAAGGTGGGCCAGCCGGTGGACCGCCAGGAGTGGTTCATGTCGCCGCCCACGGTGAACGCCTACTACAACGCGGCCACCAACGAGATTGTGTTCCCGGCGGGCATCCTCCAGCCGCCGTTCTTCGGGCGGGACGCTTCCGCGGCGGTGAACTTCGGCGCCATGGGCATGGTGGTGGGCCACGAAATCACGCACGGCTTCGACGACGAGGGCCGCCAGTTCGACGCGGACGGCAACCTGCGCACGTGGTGGACCCCGGCGTCGGACAAGGCCTTCCGCGAGCGCGTGGCCTGCGTGAAGAACCAGTATGACGGGTACACCGCCGTGGACGACGTGAAGGTGAACGGCAAGCTCACCCTGGGCGAGAACGTCGCGGACCTGGGCGGCCTCAAGCTGGCGTACGCGGCCATGGAGGCGTACCTGGCGAAGCACCCGGACCAGGCGGCGAAGGCCAGCTCCTACCGCTTCACGCCGGGGCAGCAGTTCTTCCTCGCGCACGCGCAATCGTGGTGCTCGAAGATTCGTAACGAGGCTGCGCGGCAGCGGGCGATGACGGATTCGCACTCGCCGGCGTTCCTGCGCGTGAAGGGGCCGGATGTGAACCTGCCGCAGTTCCAGCAGGCCTTCTCCTGCCCCGCGGGGTCGCCGATGGTGGCGCCCGCCGCGAACCGCTGTGAGGTGTGGTAG
- a CDS encoding GlsB/YeaQ/YmgE family stress response membrane protein — protein sequence MGICSWLVLGGIAGWLASIIKGTNARMGMFANIVAGIVGAMVGGWVFSFFGGSGVTGFNLYSLLVATVGAVILLSILQVIRR from the coding sequence ATGGGAATCTGCTCGTGGCTGGTGTTGGGCGGTATCGCGGGCTGGCTGGCCAGCATCATCAAGGGCACCAATGCCCGGATGGGGATGTTCGCCAACATCGTCGCCGGCATCGTCGGCGCGATGGTGGGCGGCTGGGTGTTCAGCTTCTTTGGCGGCAGCGGCGTGACGGGCTTCAACCTGTACTCGCTGCTGGTGGCCACGGTGGGTGCCGTCATCCTCCTGTCCATCCTCCAAGTCATCCGCAGATGA
- a CDS encoding PA0069 family radical SAM protein, with protein MKARPVDNPPNPWASTAVEYLDEIPPARLEVWEDHSRSIIASNDSPDVCFSWSVNPYRGCLHACAYCYARPTHQYLDFGAGTDFETRLVVKSNAPELLREAFDRPSWKGETVVFSGVTDCYQPLEASLQLTRRCLEVCAEYRNPVGIVTKGVLIERDLDVLQRLAAETKLFVSISLPFHNEELARAMEPLVATPRRRLAAIRKLTEAGIDVAVSVAPIIPGLNDEDIARVLTAAREAGATRAHYTLLRLPGPVQAVFEERLRAKLPLRADRVLHRIRETRGGELTDSRFKHRMRGEGLYAQTIHQLFATAARKVGMRASSVTEAAPDTFRRPARPSTSPQLSLF; from the coding sequence GTGAAGGCCCGTCCCGTCGACAATCCGCCCAACCCCTGGGCGAGCACCGCGGTGGAGTACCTGGACGAGATCCCCCCCGCACGCCTCGAGGTCTGGGAGGACCACAGCCGCTCCATCATCGCGAGCAACGACAGCCCGGACGTGTGCTTCTCCTGGAGCGTCAACCCGTACCGGGGCTGCCTCCACGCCTGCGCCTACTGCTACGCGCGCCCCACGCACCAGTACCTGGACTTCGGCGCGGGCACCGACTTCGAGACGCGCCTCGTCGTCAAATCCAACGCCCCGGAGCTCCTGCGCGAGGCCTTCGACCGCCCGTCGTGGAAGGGAGAGACGGTCGTCTTCAGCGGCGTCACGGACTGCTACCAGCCCCTGGAGGCGTCACTCCAGCTCACCCGCCGGTGCCTGGAGGTCTGCGCCGAGTACCGCAACCCCGTAGGCATCGTCACCAAGGGCGTGCTGATTGAGCGCGACCTGGACGTGCTCCAGCGCCTGGCGGCGGAGACGAAGCTCTTCGTGAGCATCAGCCTCCCCTTCCACAACGAGGAGCTGGCGCGCGCCATGGAGCCGCTCGTGGCCACGCCCAGGCGGCGCCTGGCCGCCATCCGCAAGCTGACGGAGGCCGGCATCGACGTGGCCGTGTCCGTGGCCCCCATCATCCCCGGCCTCAACGACGAGGACATCGCGCGGGTGCTCACCGCCGCGCGCGAGGCCGGCGCCACGCGCGCGCACTACACGCTCCTGCGGCTGCCCGGCCCCGTGCAGGCCGTGTTCGAGGAGCGCCTGCGCGCGAAGCTGCCCCTGCGCGCGGACCGGGTGCTGCACCGCATCCGCGAGACGCGCGGCGGGGAGCTCACCGACAGCCGCTTCAAGCACCGCATGCGCGGCGAAGGGCTCTACGCCCAGACCATCCACCAGCTCTTCGCGACGGCGGCGCGCAAGGTGGGCATGCGCGCCTCGTCCGTCACGGAGGCCGCGCCGGACACCTTCCGGCGCCCCGCGCGGCCCTCCACCTCACCCCAGCTGTCGCTCTTCTAG
- a CDS encoding ABC transporter substrate-binding protein codes for MRRWGWVCVLGLMGAASCKKDVPAEAPDAGVVETGPAALTEKEPNDRPDQALAITRDSVVTGGLAAEPNKLDEDWYRLAPGTARIADVTVTGLPGGDVKLDVYDQDRNRLVGVNSEGEGKGERLPNLYVEQERWLVVSPARKGMGGAYTLEVKYRQPNDGEEREPNDRAVDAAALPLGQTVTAFLGHSGDEDWYRVELPGPATPEGEVPSAQDSGAPAQQGTAPAAPGAQGATAAAVPPPSVPDETPVIDDSEAPSPTPEGTFGGGEPPAHPSEGAMPTAPGELGGAMAAQAVDAGPPPEPEVPSVALKIELSAVEGVRPEISVLSAAEAPLFTLQGKEGEPLALRNIGVRATDRVVYVVVKGGWTGTGKAQRRTYNAQVPYTLTVSQEEAGAHAELEPNDELLKATPLTGAGYREGFLSPKSDVDNYVLTTREPMLAKVELSGVDRLDLTLSMVEPPQGDGQKETVLLKANDGAVKEPERLNNVACNGTCYFRVEGSFRKVNGKFVKDFENADQPYRISVTTVPDNGSQEREPNNTPDRAQDLTLGKAVRGTVYPAKDVDYFRVDLSDRPVRTAITATLLGILKVDVGLYLHRVQPDGKLTLVQTSDRAKGDQPETIRYSAEPGVYVFEVRDAKNREANFQDSYQLTVEEGE; via the coding sequence ATGCGACGTTGGGGCTGGGTCTGTGTCCTGGGGCTGATGGGGGCGGCCTCTTGCAAGAAGGACGTGCCGGCGGAGGCGCCGGACGCGGGCGTGGTGGAGACAGGCCCCGCGGCCCTCACGGAGAAGGAACCCAACGATCGGCCCGACCAGGCGCTGGCCATCACCCGGGACAGCGTGGTGACGGGCGGGCTGGCGGCTGAGCCCAACAAGCTGGACGAGGACTGGTACCGGCTGGCCCCCGGCACGGCGCGCATCGCGGACGTGACGGTGACGGGCCTGCCTGGCGGGGACGTGAAGCTGGACGTCTACGACCAGGACCGCAACCGGCTGGTGGGCGTCAACAGCGAGGGCGAGGGCAAGGGCGAGCGCCTCCCGAACCTCTACGTGGAGCAGGAGCGCTGGCTGGTGGTGTCTCCGGCGCGCAAGGGCATGGGCGGGGCGTACACGCTGGAGGTGAAGTACCGCCAGCCCAACGACGGCGAGGAGCGCGAGCCCAACGACCGCGCCGTGGACGCCGCCGCGCTGCCCCTGGGGCAGACGGTGACGGCGTTCCTGGGGCACTCGGGGGATGAGGACTGGTACCGGGTGGAACTGCCCGGCCCGGCCACGCCCGAGGGGGAGGTCCCCTCGGCGCAGGACAGCGGGGCTCCGGCACAGCAGGGCACCGCGCCCGCGGCTCCGGGGGCGCAGGGGGCGACGGCCGCGGCCGTGCCTCCGCCTTCGGTGCCGGACGAGACGCCGGTCATCGACGACAGCGAGGCGCCCTCCCCCACTCCGGAGGGCACGTTCGGGGGCGGAGAGCCGCCCGCGCATCCGTCCGAGGGCGCGATGCCCACGGCGCCCGGAGAGCTGGGCGGAGCGATGGCGGCCCAGGCGGTGGACGCGGGCCCGCCGCCCGAGCCGGAGGTTCCGTCGGTGGCGCTGAAGATTGAATTGTCCGCCGTGGAGGGCGTGCGGCCGGAGATTTCGGTGCTGTCCGCCGCGGAGGCGCCGCTGTTCACGCTGCAGGGCAAGGAGGGCGAGCCGCTCGCGCTGCGCAACATCGGCGTAAGGGCCACGGACCGGGTGGTCTACGTGGTGGTGAAGGGCGGCTGGACGGGGACGGGCAAGGCGCAGCGCCGCACGTACAACGCGCAGGTGCCGTACACGCTGACGGTGTCGCAGGAGGAGGCGGGGGCGCACGCGGAGCTGGAGCCCAACGACGAGCTGCTCAAGGCCACGCCGCTGACGGGCGCGGGCTACCGCGAGGGCTTCCTGTCGCCCAAGTCGGACGTGGACAACTACGTGCTGACGACGCGCGAGCCGATGCTGGCGAAGGTGGAGCTGTCGGGCGTGGACCGGCTGGACCTGACGCTGTCGATGGTGGAGCCGCCGCAGGGCGACGGGCAGAAGGAGACGGTGCTGCTCAAGGCCAACGACGGCGCGGTGAAGGAGCCGGAGCGCCTGAACAACGTGGCCTGCAATGGCACCTGCTACTTCCGGGTGGAGGGGTCGTTCCGCAAGGTGAACGGGAAGTTCGTGAAGGACTTCGAGAACGCGGACCAGCCCTACCGCATCAGCGTGACGACGGTGCCGGACAACGGCAGCCAGGAGCGCGAGCCGAACAACACACCGGACCGGGCGCAGGACCTGACGTTGGGCAAGGCGGTGCGAGGCACGGTGTACCCGGCGAAGGACGTGGACTACTTCCGGGTGGACCTGTCCGACCGGCCGGTGCGCACGGCCATCACGGCGACGCTGCTGGGCATCCTGAAGGTGGACGTGGGGCTGTACCTGCACCGGGTGCAGCCGGACGGGAAGCTGACGCTCGTGCAGACGTCCGACCGCGCCAAGGGCGACCAGCCGGAGACCATCCGCTACAGCGCCGAGCCCGGCGTCTACGTCTTCGAGGTGCGCGACGCGAAGAACCGCGAGGCGAACTTCCAGGACTCCTACCAGCTCACCGTCGAGGAGGGCGAATAG
- a CDS encoding discoidin domain-containing protein, with protein MRRLSLASLLLVSPPVLAATPSAPGYAQAEAWLEKEARPDHFVPLNLLDGRDTTAWCVEGEHPGPVFIGFKEPVTLDEVRVYTGDGTSRDAFKANGRVRKFTLTSVDASRSVTVQDKRGLQAVPLSQPLFGARFILEVADRFPGTREDSPVCLTDLVLYSGGKPLNGPALATRYKYDARVAPLVGTWFGGHEGAPERFLSFFVDGTWRFSLEPLETPEPTTVVTGTYTVSGNKVTLDIPKKGKVTARFERTPAGEGPKSAAGLSLDGALPEEWGSAFRSLP; from the coding sequence ATGCGCCGCCTGTCCCTCGCCTCCCTGCTGCTCGTGTCCCCGCCCGTCCTCGCCGCCACGCCCTCCGCGCCCGGCTACGCCCAGGCGGAGGCCTGGCTGGAGAAGGAGGCGCGCCCGGACCACTTCGTGCCCCTCAACCTGCTGGACGGCCGGGACACCACCGCCTGGTGCGTGGAAGGGGAGCATCCCGGCCCCGTCTTCATCGGCTTCAAGGAGCCCGTCACCCTGGACGAGGTGCGCGTCTACACGGGCGACGGCACCTCCCGGGACGCCTTCAAGGCCAACGGCCGCGTGCGCAAGTTCACCCTCACCAGCGTGGACGCGTCCCGCAGCGTCACCGTGCAGGACAAGCGCGGCCTCCAGGCCGTGCCCCTGTCCCAGCCGCTCTTCGGCGCGCGCTTCATCCTGGAGGTCGCGGACCGCTTCCCGGGCACCAGGGAGGACAGCCCGGTGTGCCTCACCGACCTCGTCCTCTACTCGGGTGGAAAGCCCCTCAACGGCCCCGCGCTCGCCACCCGCTACAAGTACGACGCGCGCGTGGCGCCGCTCGTGGGCACCTGGTTCGGCGGCCACGAGGGCGCCCCGGAGCGCTTCCTGTCCTTCTTCGTGGACGGCACCTGGCGCTTCTCGCTGGAGCCCCTGGAGACGCCCGAGCCCACCACCGTCGTCACCGGCACCTACACCGTGTCCGGCAACAAGGTGACGTTGGACATCCCCAAGAAGGGCAAGGTGACGGCCCGCTTCGAGCGGACCCCCGCTGGCGAGGGACCGAAGTCCGCCGCCGGGCTGTCGCTGGACGGGGCGCTCCCCGAGGAGTGGGGAAGCGCCTTCCGCAGCCTGCCGTGA
- a CDS encoding zf-TFIIB domain-containing protein: protein MNCPGCSVEMTDLEGDHETLRKCGDCGGLWIDVSDLRRILLHNNLPGLEQLGGKVDAEALTGQCPDCQVDFVRIDGGDRTHPLHYDTCESCGGIFLESEFADAADAKAAEQEIVTFFRNFDAKRKAKAAI, encoded by the coding sequence ATGAATTGCCCCGGTTGCAGCGTCGAGATGACTGATCTCGAAGGAGATCACGAGACGTTGCGGAAGTGTGGAGACTGCGGAGGCCTCTGGATCGATGTCTCGGACCTGCGCCGCATTCTCCTTCACAACAACCTGCCCGGTCTGGAGCAGCTCGGGGGCAAGGTCGACGCGGAGGCCCTGACAGGACAGTGCCCGGACTGCCAGGTGGACTTCGTGCGCATCGACGGTGGTGACCGGACCCACCCCCTGCACTACGACACCTGCGAGTCGTGCGGCGGCATCTTCCTGGAGTCGGAGTTCGCCGACGCCGCGGATGCCAAGGCCGCCGAGCAGGAGATCGTCACCTTCTTCCGCAACTTCGACGCGAAGCGGAAGGCCAAGGCCGCCATCTAG
- the murA gene encoding UDP-N-acetylglucosamine 1-carboxyvinyltransferase, which translates to MDKIVMKGGTALHGEVEVSGAKNAALPILASALLADGTTTFRNVPELADVATMLEVLRTMGCEATRLTGKKADTCEISIAGDITPEAPYELVKTMRASVLVLGPLVARFGRARVSMPGGCAIGARPIDQHLKGLKALGADIHLTEGYVEARAKQLKGGMVNFDVITVTGTENVMMAAVLAKGRTVMENCAREPEVEELARVLNKMGAKVEGAGTSVITIEGVESLNPVDHAILPDRIEAGTLLVAAAISGGNVLVKHARPEHLDAVMDKLREAGCTLTAEGGGIRCKAPKSLKSVNITTTEHPGFPTDMQAQLMALMTVSHGTSVISENIFENRFMHVPELHRLGADITIQGHTAVVKGVKALSGAPVMATDLRASASLILAGLVADGQTEVSRVYHLDRGYERLERKLRGLGADIRRVKEKA; encoded by the coding sequence ATGGACAAGATCGTCATGAAGGGTGGCACCGCGCTGCACGGCGAGGTGGAGGTCTCCGGCGCGAAGAACGCGGCGCTGCCCATCCTGGCCTCCGCGCTGCTGGCGGATGGCACCACCACCTTCCGCAACGTGCCGGAGCTGGCGGACGTGGCCACGATGCTGGAGGTGCTGCGCACCATGGGCTGCGAGGCCACGCGGCTCACCGGCAAGAAGGCGGACACGTGTGAAATCAGCATCGCGGGGGACATCACCCCGGAGGCCCCCTACGAGCTGGTGAAGACCATGCGCGCGAGCGTGCTGGTGCTGGGGCCGCTCGTGGCGCGCTTCGGCCGGGCGCGCGTGTCCATGCCGGGCGGGTGCGCCATCGGCGCGCGGCCCATCGATCAGCACCTGAAGGGGCTCAAGGCGCTGGGCGCGGACATCCACCTGACGGAAGGCTACGTGGAGGCCCGGGCGAAGCAGCTCAAGGGCGGCATGGTGAACTTCGACGTCATCACCGTCACGGGCACGGAGAACGTGATGATGGCGGCGGTGCTCGCGAAGGGCCGCACGGTGATGGAGAACTGCGCGCGCGAGCCGGAGGTGGAGGAGCTGGCGCGGGTCCTCAACAAGATGGGCGCGAAGGTGGAGGGCGCGGGCACGTCCGTCATCACCATCGAGGGCGTGGAGTCGCTCAACCCCGTGGACCACGCCATCCTGCCGGACCGCATCGAGGCGGGGACGCTGCTCGTCGCGGCGGCCATCAGCGGTGGCAACGTGCTGGTGAAGCACGCGCGGCCGGAGCACCTGGACGCGGTGATGGACAAGCTGCGAGAGGCGGGCTGCACGCTCACGGCGGAGGGCGGCGGCATCCGCTGCAAGGCGCCCAAGTCCCTCAAGTCGGTGAACATCACCACCACGGAGCACCCGGGCTTCCCCACGGACATGCAGGCGCAGCTGATGGCGCTGATGACGGTGAGCCACGGCACGTCCGTCATCAGCGAGAACATCTTCGAGAACCGCTTCATGCACGTGCCGGAGCTGCACCGGCTGGGCGCGGACATCACCATCCAGGGGCACACGGCGGTGGTGAAGGGCGTGAAGGCGCTCAGCGGGGCGCCGGTGATGGCCACCGACCTGCGCGCCAGCGCCTCGCTCATCCTGGCCGGCCTGGTGGCCGACGGGCAGACGGAGGTCAGCCGCGTCTACCACCTGGACCGCGGGTATGAGCGGCTGGAGCGCAAGCTGCGGGGCCTGGGGGCGGACATCCGCCGCGTGAAGGAAAAGGCCTGA
- the prmC gene encoding peptide chain release factor N(5)-glutamine methyltransferase encodes MSETWTIRRVLTWTTGHFEKRQVDAPRLTAEILLAHVLKTGRVRLYVDLDRPLSKDELASFKALIERRMAGEPTSYLTGTKEFYNRAFKVDARVLIPRPETELLVEAVLHAVPRDAPSRVLDVCTGSGCIAISVAAERPQATVLATDLSRDACALARENAQALGVAERVSVLEGDLFAPLPPGETFRVVVSNPPYIDTGDIAGLSAEVRREPRLALDGGPDGLTALRRVIQGARRVLEPGGLLALEMGETQGSAVLELLRAAGYADARVEKDLERRERMAFGTQPAA; translated from the coding sequence ATGAGCGAGACCTGGACCATCCGCCGGGTCCTCACCTGGACGACGGGGCACTTCGAGAAGCGCCAGGTGGATGCCCCCCGGCTCACCGCGGAGATCCTGCTCGCGCACGTGCTCAAGACGGGCCGGGTGCGCCTGTACGTGGACCTGGACCGGCCCCTGTCCAAGGACGAGCTGGCCTCGTTCAAGGCGCTCATCGAGCGGCGCATGGCGGGCGAGCCCACGAGCTACCTGACGGGCACGAAGGAGTTCTACAACCGCGCCTTCAAGGTGGACGCGCGCGTGCTCATCCCCCGTCCGGAGACGGAGCTGCTGGTGGAGGCGGTGCTGCACGCGGTGCCCAGGGACGCGCCTTCCCGCGTGCTGGACGTGTGCACGGGCTCCGGCTGCATCGCCATCAGCGTGGCGGCCGAGCGCCCCCAGGCGACGGTGCTGGCCACGGACCTGTCCAGGGACGCGTGCGCGCTGGCGCGTGAGAACGCGCAGGCCCTGGGCGTGGCGGAGCGCGTGAGCGTGCTGGAGGGAGACCTGTTCGCGCCCCTGCCCCCGGGCGAGACGTTCCGGGTGGTGGTGTCGAACCCGCCGTACATCGACACCGGCGACATCGCCGGGCTGTCCGCCGAGGTGCGGCGCGAGCCCCGCCTGGCCCTGGACGGCGGGCCGGACGGGCTGACCGCCCTCCGGCGCGTGATCCAGGGCGCCCGGCGGGTGTTGGAGCCTGGCGGACTGCTTGCACTGGAGATGGGTGAGACCCAGGGAAGCGCCGTCCTGGAGCTCCTGCGGGCCGCCGGCTACGCCGACGCGCGCGTGGAGAAGGACCTGGAGCGGCGTGAACGCATGGCGTTCGGGACACAGCCCGCGGCCTGA
- the prfA gene encoding peptide chain release factor 1 produces MIDKLQEVERRFERLTADLSNPDILADTAKLQKVSKERAGLEKLVETYRSYRKVLADLSEVEAWLSSADPDEKAYAKEALPGLKAQRDELEGELKILLLPKDPNDEKNVILEIRAGAGGDEAALFAEEVMQMYLRYADRRGWKADILDMSAGNAGGVKDATVTLSGDAVFSNLKYESGVHRVQRVPATETQGRIHTSTITVSVMPEAEDVDVQVNPADIEMQVMRSTGSGGQSVNTTDSAVRLIHKPSGIVVKCQQEKSQTKNRAMAMRMLRAKLYEIEQERIRNERDSMRRGQVGTGDRSEKIRTYNFPQDRLTDHRIGLTVHNLPAIMVGNVDEVITACRTYYQAEALKAQTGGGRPPGEA; encoded by the coding sequence ATGATTGACAAACTGCAAGAGGTCGAGCGCCGCTTCGAGCGGCTCACGGCCGACCTGTCGAACCCCGATATCCTCGCCGATACGGCGAAGCTCCAGAAGGTGTCCAAGGAGCGCGCCGGGCTGGAGAAGCTCGTCGAGACCTACCGCAGCTACCGCAAGGTGCTGGCGGACCTGTCCGAGGTGGAGGCGTGGCTGTCCAGCGCCGACCCCGACGAGAAGGCCTACGCGAAGGAGGCCCTGCCCGGCCTGAAGGCGCAGCGCGACGAGTTGGAGGGGGAGCTCAAGATCCTCCTGCTGCCCAAGGACCCCAATGACGAGAAGAACGTCATCCTGGAGATCCGCGCGGGCGCGGGCGGCGACGAGGCGGCCCTCTTCGCCGAAGAGGTCATGCAGATGTACCTGCGCTACGCGGACCGCCGGGGCTGGAAGGCGGACATCCTGGACATGAGCGCGGGCAACGCCGGCGGCGTGAAGGACGCCACGGTGACGCTGTCCGGCGACGCGGTGTTCAGCAACCTGAAGTACGAGTCCGGCGTGCACCGCGTCCAGCGCGTGCCGGCCACGGAGACGCAAGGCCGCATCCACACCTCCACCATCACCGTGTCGGTGATGCCGGAGGCGGAGGACGTGGACGTGCAGGTGAACCCGGCGGACATCGAGATGCAGGTGATGCGCTCCACGGGCTCCGGCGGCCAGAGCGTCAACACCACGGACTCCGCGGTGCGCCTCATCCACAAGCCGTCCGGCATCGTGGTGAAGTGCCAGCAGGAGAAGAGCCAGACGAAGAACCGCGCCATGGCCATGCGCATGCTGCGCGCGAAGCTCTATGAGATCGAGCAGGAGCGCATCCGCAACGAGCGCGACTCCATGCGCCGCGGGCAGGTGGGCACGGGCGACCGCAGCGAGAAGATCCGCACCTACAACTTCCCGCAGGACCGGCTCACCGACCACCGCATCGGCCTCACCGTGCACAACCTGCCGGCCATCATGGTGGGCAACGTGGACGAGGTCATCACCGCCTGCCGCACGTACTACCAGGCGGAGGCCCTCAAGGCGCAGACGGGCGGCGGCCGGCCCCCCGGCGAAGCATGA